The segment CAAGGCGATCGCCAACACAATATCCGACAGGGCCGCTTGCGGCTCACCCAAACGCGCTTCTTTGATCGCCGTATTGGTTGGATTTAAGTAAGGCCGCCCGAGACGCAATACCGATTCATATTCACCCAACTCTTGCAGCAGAACTAAACCGCCGACAAACTGAGATTCTTCAATCTCGATATCCGAAGTTTGATTCGGCGCCGTGGTGACCGTCTGATCATTTTGCTCATAGGTCGTCGCGAGGAATCGGGCATCATAATCCCGGCGTTTTTCATCCTCGGCTAATAAATCATAAGCCTGCTGTAACAGTGCTTTACGGCTGGCAACTGCTTGGGTGGAAAATTCTTGGCGGGGTAATTGCAGCGTGCGATCGCGATAGGCCTGCTTGATTTGATCAGCAGTCGCGAGAATGGGCAACCCCAAGATTCGATAGTAGTCGAGCGGAATTCGCACGTTTTGACTTCCCCAGCGGTCCAACTAAAAAGATTGAGAATTGATGACACAACAACTCTGTAAGAGTTTAAATTAGAGACATCATACCCTATTGCATGAATTCGTTCGTTCACTTGACACAGAAAGTCGAGTCAACGCCGACCGATATTCTATGCAGTTTTTGGCAGTCGATCGAAAAAATGCGCAAATCCATCCTGATTTTAAGGTTGATTGATTCAGAGAAATTTGTTCTTCGCGTGATTTGATCTTTGCCACTCTGGGACTGTATTTTATTTAGGCAGCATTACAAGCTTTCGGCAGCCGCCATCTGAAGTTGGGACTGTTAAGCAATTAAACAGCAGAGGTTACTACATTCCTTATGGTCCAGGAAAGAGCTTTCCCAAAGGTGCCGACGTCGCCCGCCAAGATCGATCGTAAAGTTGGCCTGATGCTTTACGAAGATATGGTCTTAGGCCGGTCGTTTGAAGATAAATGTGCCGAGATGTATTATCGGGGCAAAATGTTTGGCTTCGTCCACCTATACAACGGTCAAGAAGCCGTTTCAACCGGTGTGATTCGGGCCATGCGCCAAAGTGAAGATTATGTTTGCAGTACTTACCGTGACCACGTACATGCCTTGAGCTGTGGCGTTCCGGCCCGTGAGGTCATGGCAGAGCTATTCGGTAAGGCCACCGGCTGTAGCAAAGGCCGCGGGGGCTCGATGCATCTGTTCTCGGCGGAGCATGGATTACTCGGGGGCTTCGCTTTTATTGGCGAAGGGATTCCCGTTGCAACGGGTGCGGCATTCCAATCGAAGTATCGCCGGGAAACCATGGGCGATGAGTCAGCCGATCAAGTCACAGCTTGCTTCTTCGGTGACGGGACAAGTAATAATGGCCAGTT is part of the Romeriopsis navalis LEGE 11480 genome and harbors:
- the pdhA gene encoding pyruvate dehydrogenase (acetyl-transferring) E1 component subunit alpha — translated: MVQERAFPKVPTSPAKIDRKVGLMLYEDMVLGRSFEDKCAEMYYRGKMFGFVHLYNGQEAVSTGVIRAMRQSEDYVCSTYRDHVHALSCGVPAREVMAELFGKATGCSKGRGGSMHLFSAEHGLLGGFAFIGEGIPVATGAAFQSKYRRETMGDESADQVTACFFGDGTSNNGQFFECLNMAALWKLPIIFVVENNKWAIGMAHERASSQTEIYKKASVFGMPGYEVDGMDVLAVRGIAEEAVRRARAGEGPTLIEALTYRFRGHSLADPDELRSKEEKEQWFARDPIKRLAAHMIEHKLADQTELKAIDKKIQAHVEDAVDFALSSPEPDPSELYKYVFAED